The window CCGCCACGCTGGTGGATCACATTTCCCAGGATGACGACGTAGGTGTCCGACTCCGGATCCAGCCACACCGACACACCGGTGAAGCCCGTGTGACCGAAGCTGCCGACCGGGAACACCGACCCGCGGGGCCCGGAGTGCGCGGTGTCGATGTCCCAGCCGAAGCCGCGCAGGTCCCGGCCCGGCGCGGGTTGCTGCGGTGTCGTCATCATCCGGGCGCCGGCCTGCGAGAGCGGAAACGGACTGGGACGGCCGGCGACGCGATCGAGCAGGGCCTGGGCGAACCGGCCCATGTCGTGGACCGTGGTGAACACGCCGGCACTTCCGGCCACCCCGCCCATCCGGCGGGCAGTGGGGTCGTGCACGGTCCCGCGGAGCGGGTATCCGTAGTCGGGATTGAGGCCCGGGGTGTCCTCGTCGAGAGCCGTCGGGGCGATGCGCTCGAGCAGGTCGATGTTCCACGTCCCGTCCGGGCAGTTGTCGACCGCCTGCCCGTGCGGGTCCGCGGCGATCGCTGTCCCCCGAACACGGTGCGGACCACAGACTTTGGTGACCGGCAGATAGCGTGTTTCCGACATCTTCAGTGGCGCAAAGACATTGCGATCAACATAGGAGTCCTCGGGTTCGCCGGTGATCTTCTCCACCAGAGCGCCGAGGATGATGAAGTTGATGTCCGAGTAGTGGAAACCCTCGCCGGGGTCCGAGACCACCCACGCACCCAGGGCCCGCCGCACCCCGTCGGCTTTGTCGGGTCCGGCCAGTCCCCACGGGCCGTCCAGGCTCAGATCACCCGCGATTCCCGAGGTGTGGGTCAGCAGCATGCGCACCGTGACCGCGGCGCGACGCGGATCGCCGGCCGGGTTGAACCCGGGCAGATACGTCTGCACCGGTTCGTCGATGCGGACCCTGCCCTGCTCGTGCAGCTGCATGACGGCGGTGGCCGTCGCGAGGCTCTTGGTCAGGGACGCGATGTCGAAGACGGTGTCCTCGGTCATCGGCTCGGCGGGGGCCGGCGCGCCGTCCAGACCCGGTTCGCTCTCGAGCTTCCGGACGCCGAATGCGCGCCGGAACACGACCTTTCCGGCATGCCCGACCTGCACCACCGCCCCCGGCAGCCGTCGTGCGGCGATCGCGTCCTCCACGAGTCGGGCGACCGCGGAGAAATCGCCGGTGGGAGTCACCTCGGGAACCGGGGGCGGCGGTGACGGGAGCACCCGGGTCGGGGTGGCCGGTGGGCGGACTGCCGATGTACCGGGTGGCTCAGGTCGATCCCCGCACGCCCCGAGAGCCAGCACGACGGCGCCGGCGGCGCCGAGCCGGCGGAGTCGCGTCGATGACCGCGTCATCCGACCGACGGTAGCCGTGCCCGGCGTCGACGACACCGGATCCGAGGGTCAGGCCGTACGAGCGCTCCACTCCGCTGTCCGTTCCGGAGCCGCCTCGGCGAGCGCGGCGCGGGTCTTCCCGACGCCGAAGTCTTTGCCGTACACCGGTGTTCCGGGCTGCTGGCGCCAGGATTCGGAGACCGGGCCGGCGTTCACGGGGTCGAATCCGAGTTGGTCGACGACGATGTGGACCAGTTCGCGGTTCGGTCCGTCCTCGCCGGCGACCGGCAGTGCGATGCGTCCCGGTGATCCGGTGGAGGTGCCTCGCTCGAGCAGGTGCTTCCAGAAGATCCCGTTGAAGACCTTGTACACCGGCGCGCCGATCTGCTCGGCGACCCAGGCGCTTTCGGGTTGTCCGTCCTCGATGGCCGCGATCTCGCCGTCACGCTGCTGCGGGTAGTAGTTGTTGGTCTCGATCACCGGTGCACCCGGTTTCCGCGCATCGACGATGCCGTCGGCGAGGTCGGGAACGTTCTTCTGCGGGATGCTGACGATGACCAGGTCGGCGTCGGCGGCGGCGTCCTTGGCCCACACGGCCGTCGCGCCGGTCTCCCTTTCCAGGTCCGCCAGGGTCTCAGGGGAACGGGAGTTCGCCACGTTCACCTCGTGGCCCAGTTCCCGTAGCCGGCGTGTCAGTGTCCCGCCGATGTGGCCCGCACCGATGATCCCGATCTTCATGCTTCCTCCGTATGTGTTGCCTGGGCGGGGCAACACCGGGCGTGGGGAGGCTATTCCGCTCGCCGGAAACCGTCAGGGACTGTCGAGTACCGTCACCAACCCGCGGTCGCCGTCCACGCGCACGCGGTCACCGGTGCGCAGCACCTGCGTGCCCACCAGAGTGTTGACCACGCAGGGCAATCCGTACTCGCGTGCCACCACGGCGCCGTGCGACACCGAGCTGCCGATGTCGGTGACCAGGGCGGCGATCACCGCGAAGTACGGTGTCCAGCCGACATCGGTGACCGGAGCGACCAGGATCTCGCCGGGCTGCAGATCGCGCGCCTCGACGACCGAACGTGCCACGCGGACAACACCTTCCACCGTGCCGTGACCGGCCGGCCGTCCCGCGACCACACCGTCGCCGGAGACGGCTGCGCGCACGATCGGCGTCGGCCGCCCGACCGACACGTCGCCGAACTCGAGCGCGGCCTGGAACGGGAGGGCCTCGCGACGCTGCCGGGCGCGGTGCACCAGCTCGGTGACGTCGTCGCCGGACACCACAAGGGGCAGTTCGCGGCGGTCGAAGAAGAACACCAGGTCCGCGTCCGGCAGACGCCCGGCCTCGTGCAAGACCTCACCGAGGTGGCGGTAGCCGCGCTTGAGCAGATGCGCCATCAATGCCATCCGCGACTTGGTCTCCTCCCGGCCGCGGGCGCCCGCCTGCGCCAGGCGGGCCAGCACCCGCAGGGTCCGCGACTGTGCCGGATCCGAGGGCGCGGTGGCGGCGGGGTTCTCCGGTGCCGCCCCGCGCAGCATGACCTGCATCATCGCGCCGAGACCGTCCGGATCATCCGCCCAGGACGGATCCCGCATGCACAGTTCGCGGTAGCCGCGGTGCCCGTGCCGGTCCAGGAACGTGCGGAGGGCGGCCCCGCTCGGCGTCTCCGCCGCCCGCAGCCGGGTGACGGCCTCGCCCGCGGGGGCGGCAAGGAACCGGGCGGCGGCGTCCCCGTCGCGCCGCAGCATCGAGACCACCGCGGTGAGTTCCTCGACCATCAGGGCACTTTCGACGCCCGCCCCGGTCATCAGCCGGATGGCCTCCGCGCTGCCCGCGGTGTCGGACGCGCCACGCTTGGCGGCACGGCGCACGAGGTGGCTCTCCAGCACATTGGCCGCGACCGCTGACCGCGACGACGACCGGACGTGGATCAGCGTGACCTCGCGGTAGATGTCGACGCCGGCCTCGAGGTGGCGCAGTACGACGGCAGGGTCGCGGCTGGTGATCGGCGGAAACGCGGCGATGGTCTGCGGCAGGCGGCGGATCGCGGGAGCCGAGCTGAGCGCGAAGGTGCTGAGCCGGACAGTGTTGATCAGCTTGCGCACGAACGGTTTCGGCGGTCCGGGCTCCAGTTCGTCGATCACGCGGCCGCATACCGACAGCGAGAACTGCTCCAGGGAGTTGCCGAGGATGCCGGAGCTCAGCGCCGTGCCCTCAGTCATGTTCAGGAACATGTGGCCGAAGAAATAGCCGACCTGGCGCGCGCGGTCCTCGTAGCGCTCCTGGACCCCGCCGGCGACCTGGACCATCTGCATCGCGTAATCGATGGCGTGCCCACTGACCGATGCGGTCAACGGGCAGAACGCCCCCGGCATCATCTCGCCGATGTTGCAGCGGGTGTACACATGGGTGGGTCCGGTGACCGGGGTGTCCATCTCGTTGGGGTCACCGGGCAACGTGGTGATCGGGCGCGCCTGCAGCCACCACAGCAGCCCGTCGCGGTCGATCGCCCATTCGAGGTCCAGCGGGCGGCCCCAGTGCGCGGCGGCCAGCAGTGCCCCGGTGCGGATCCGGTCGATCTCGTCGTCGGCCAACGCGGGCTGTGACGAAGCTTCCGTGGTGACGGTGTCCCCCGCGTGGGTCAGCACGAAGTGGTCCGACGCGGTGGACCCGTCGACCAGGCTCTCCCCGAGCCCGCGCACCGCGTCGATCACCAGCAGGTCCCGCCGTCCCGAGGTCGGGTCGGCGGTGAAGACCACGCCCGCGGCGCGGGCGTCGACCATCTGCTGGACCACCAGGTGCATCCTGGCGGCTGCACCGCCGTCCTGGTAGGCCGCTGCGCGCTCGGAACCGGCTGAGCGGACACACTTCTCGACGGCCGCGGTCAGCTCGTCGACAGAACCGACACCCAGCACCGTGTCGTACTGGCCGGCGAACGAGTGCTCGGCGCCGTCTTCTCCTGCGGCCGACGAGCGTACCGCGACCGGGGTCTGACCGGCGGCGCGCATACGCGAAAACCGTTCTGTCACCGCGTCACCGAGCGAGGTGCCGGAGGCGTCAGCGATCACGAACCCCGGAGGAACCGGCAACCCGAGTCGCGTCAGCTCGGCGAGTCCCAGCGCCTTGCCGCCGAAGCTGTCGTCGAGGACGTCGGCGAGATCGACGATCCGTGAACTTGCGTCAAACACCGGCATAACGTTACACCTGTCACGTATATGAGCAGCGACAATGGACGGCCCCGGGACACGCGGATCGACTCCGCGGTACTCGATGCTGCCGCCGAGCTGCTGTTGGCGGTGGGTTATGCGGATCTGACGGTCGCCGCGATCGCCGAGCGGGCGAACACGTCGCGGCCCGCGGTGTACCGGCGCTGGCCGAGCAAGGCCCACCTCGTGCACGAGGCGGTGTTCCGCGAAGCGGACACCTCCCGGGTGCCGGTGACGGGTGATCTGGGCCGGGACCTGCACAGCATCGTCGCGCGCACCGCAGCGCTGCTGACCTCCCCGCTCGCCCGCCTCGCGGTCCCCGGGCTGATCGGGGAGGCGGCCTCGGACCCGTCGTTGAACCAGCGGGTGCTGGACCGGTTCGCCGGCAGCGGCTGGAGCGGTCTGGACGCCTACCTCGCCGATGCCGCCGCGCGCGGGGAGTTGCGCGCGGGTTTCGACGCCGCGGCCCTGCTGGAGGTGGTGATCGGGTCGGCGCTGGCCGCGGTCCTGGTGCGGGGACCCGACGGACTGACCGATACGTGGGTTTCCGACACCACCGCGATCCTGCTCGACGGCGTGCGCGCGCGCTGAGGTCCCGGCGGAATCAATCCGCTGCGTCCCGGGTTTCAGCAGACATCCGGGTTTCCGGTGACGAGCAGGAAAGAGGCGAGGGCCGTGAAGAAGATCGGATTGCTCAGTGTGGTCGCAGGAGCGTTGTCGGCGGCCGTGATCGGCTTCGCCGGAGCGGCGCAGGCCGACGGCACCGGTCCGGCGTTCGGCGGGCAGGGCGACGGAAACGGTTACGGTTGGGGCGATTACGGCTACGGCCGCGACAGCAACAACCCCTGGCTGAACCAGCTCTACCCCCAGGTGAAGGTGCCGAAGGTCGACACGCGGGTGCGCAACTGAGGCCGGGCGCTAACACCTGTGCTCGACTCTCCGATATCCCGGGCATGACAGCGATCCGGGCGGTGGGCACGCTTGCCGTTTCACTCGGCGTGGCATGGGCGGGAGTTCCCACCGCACACGCTGACACATTTGCCCAACTCGCACCCGTTCCGGTGCAGCCGTCCCCGGCATGCGGCGGCACCGTGCGGGCCGAGGCGATGGTGGCGCCGGTGCAGACCGAGGACCGGGTCGAGAACGGCGTGCGGGTGACGATCAACTACGACGCCGGAATCTATGACGGGTCGTGTGCGCTGACCGTGACCGCCGCGTGGACCAACCTCGACACCGGACGTGCCGGAAGCGGTGACATCACCGCGGTGTCGACCATCGACGGGCACTACGGCTTCATCGGTTACGCCAACACGATGTTCGTGACGGGTGAGGAAGACGTCGTGGTGACGCTCAGCTCGCACCCGGACGCCCAGCTGCGGGTGACCGCCTGAACCGGTCTGTCCCACTCTCACTGTAGGCCGGGAAGGGGGTCTTGCGGCAATACCCCCCTGGTGCGGCACAATCGCGCGGTCCGAATGAGCCGGCGAACAGGGAGTGGTTATGGTGCAGCGGCCGAAGCCTTTTGAAGTCCACGCCTCAGGGGCGTATCTGCACGGCACCAAAGCTCAACTGGCTGTGGGCGATTACTTGATGCCCGGGTACCGGTCCAACTACGACGACCGGCGGGTGATGAATCACGTCTACATCACCCAGACCCTGGACGCCGCGGTGTGGGGAGCCGAGTTGGCCGCCGGCGAAGGCCGAGGCCGCATCTACATCGTGGAACCGCAGGGACCCTTCGAGGACGACCCGAACGTGACCGACAAGAAGCTGCCCGGCAACCCGACGCGGTCATTCCGCACCCGCGAACCGGTCCTGGTCGTCGGCGAGATCACCGACTGGGAAGGGCATTCCGACGAACAGTTGCAGACCATGCGGGACAACCTGGCAGAACTGCGGCGCCGGGGGCTCGACGTCATCTACGACTAGAGACCTCAGAGGTCGAACGTCGTCGTCTCGGCGACCGACCGGCGCGACACCGGCGGGAGCGGATCGCCGACCGACTGCGGCCCGAGCCGGATCAGTGCCTGCGGAACCGCCTGCCCGTCGAAGAGCTCGCACGACAGCATCAGGCGGTCGCGGGCCTCGCGCAGCGCCTCGGTGAGCGGGCATGTGACGAGCCCGAGCGCCGCCGCCGACAGCGTGACCGCGCTGAGCGCTTCCCCCGCGCGCAACCGCATCGCCTCGGTGTCGGTGTCGGTCGCCAGCACGAGCATCGCGGCGTCATCACCGGGGTGGCCCGGCGACCCGTCGCCGTAGCGCAGCGCGACGGTGTCCCCGTCCCGGGCCCACCGCGCCGACGGCACCACCGTCAGCCTGACCCCGAAACGTTCCGCACGCAGCATCAGCAGTTCGATCGTGCCCGCGTCCAGGTCGCCTCGGAAGGGTCGGCGATCGGCCCGTCGACGCGATATCGCCTCGACCAGTTCCAGGCTCCCGCCTCCCGGGGGTGCGGGTTCGAGTTCGACCGTCGCCAGCACGTCGTGGTCGGGGAAGCGGTGGATGCGGCTCGACCAGCCCTGCGCCGCCAGCGCGACCGCGCAGTGGTGCAGGACCGCGCCGCAACTGAGGACGACGTCGCGCCGGTCGTGGTCGGAGTCCCCGAGGCGCCGGGTCCAGTCGGCGAACAGCATGACCCCGCGATCATCGACGAGCCAACGCCACGGCTGTGCGTTGCGGGCCGACGGGGCGTGTGCGGCGAGGTCCAGTACGCGCTCCAGAGCGGGCGCGTCGGGAAATGCCGTGGGCATACCGCGATTGTAGGAGAGACGTGGGAAAGCCCTGGTCGGCTCAGCCCCAGGTGCTCAGGCCCCACAACGACATGACCGGCGCCACCAGCGACGCGTGCACGATGCGGCCGAACGCATCGTCACTGTGCGCGAACAGGATTCCGACCGCCGCGACCGTCCCGTCTGGTTGGCGCGCGTACACCGGCGCGCCGGAGTCTCCGAGATCGTCCCAGGCGCGGAAGGACACCTGGTTGTCGGTGACCGACGTGACGGGCCCGCACGACAGCCCCGTGCGTGCGCCGGACTTGCACAGCTCGGGTTGTTCCCGCCGCACGTCGTCGCCGGACATCACCCGGGACACCCGCATGCCGTCGACCTGGTCGACCAGCGGGACCGAGCTGCCCGCCAGATCCACCAGACCGACGTCGCGGACGCCCGGCAGCACCTCCCACCGCACGTAGCGGCCGACCACCCGGTCGCCGGTCGGGGTGCGCTGCAGCACCGTGTCGTTGAGCGGGTCACGGTCGCAGTGGCCCGCGGTGAGCATGCCCGGGCTTCCGCCCGGGGTGCGCACGGTGAAACCGGCGGTGCACTGGTACGGCAGGCCGTTGCCGGCGAGGGTGGTGCTCACCAGGTGCGCCCCCGGGCTGGCCACGGGATACTCGCCGAAGGCGTGCGCAACGGGTGCCTGTGTGAAGGTCAGCGCGGCGAGAGCAGCCGCGGCGGTGCCGCCGACGGTCTTGAGTAGGTTTCGCATCACCCTGCTGCGTACCCACTTCCGGCGACCGATGGTGCGGTGTGACGGTTCTCGCACCGCCCCAGTCTGCGGGACCCGGCGCTGCCCGGCTGTGTTTTTACCCAAATCGGTAATTGCCGCTGGCGCAACAGTATTGGCGCGCTACAGCCAGGCGGGCATCACTTCGATCGGGTTCACCCGCATGCCGTGCCGACCGATGTCGTAGCTGACCAGTATCCGGAGATCCTCGGTCTTGACCGTCCACCCGTTGAGCTTGCTGATCTGGCCCGGTCCCAGCACGAGGTCGGCGGACGGGTCACCCGGCACCGTCCCCGAGATGTAGTACTGCTCACCGGTCGCGAGCAGCACCGCGAGAGGCTTGCCCTTCGGCGAGATCTGGAAGGGCGCGCCGTCGGTCCTGCCGCACACCGTCGCGGGGCGCCCACGTCCCTCGTAGTCGGCGCTGAGCAGGCACCGGATCTGACCGTCGAGCACCCGGATCGTCCGATCCGGGGGAGTCGCGGAGGCGAGCGGTAGGACCGAGACCGCCCCCATGACGGCCATTGCGGCCGATGTCGCGGCAACCACACGAAGCATGTTGTCTCCACCCGGAGTGACCAGTCACTGGCATCGCGATGCTCTCATGTCCAGAAGTCACACACGCGTGAATCGGCGGTAAACATGACCGGTTGCCGCCATCGACCCCCGGCGCTAACTGCAGACCGCGCCGACCGCCGCCGAACCCACCAGCTTCGTGTACTTGGCGAGCACCCCCGTCGTGTAGACCGGCGGCAGCGGTTCGAAGCCCGCCTTGCGCGATTCGAACTCGGCCTCGTCGACGAGGATGTCCAGCGTGCCGTTGGCGACGTCCAACCGGATCCTGTCCCCGTCACGCACGAATGCGATCGGTCCGCCGTCGACGGCCTCCGGCGCGATGTGCCCGACGCACAGACCCGTCGTCCCGCCCGAGAACCGTCCGTCGGTCATCAGCAGCACGTCCTTGCCCAGCCCGGCGCCCTTGATCGCACCGGTGATCGCCAGCATCTCGCGCATCCCCGGGCCGCCCTTGGGGCCCTCGTAACGGATGACGACGACGTCGCCGTGGGTGATCGTGCCGTCCTCCAGCGCGTCGAGCGCCGCCCGTTCGCGCTCGAAAACCCGTGCGGTGCCCTCGAACACGTCGGAGTCGAAGCCGGCCGACTTGACCACCGCGCCCTCGGGGGCCAGCGATCCGTGCAGGATCGTGATGCCGCCGGTCGGGTGGATCGGGTTGTTCATCGCCCGCAGCACCTTGCCGTCGGGGTCCGGCGGCTCGATGTGGGCCAGGTTCTCGGCCATCGTCTGACCGGTCACCGTGAGGCAGTCCCCGTGCAGCAGTCCGGCGTCGAGCAGTGCCCGCATCACCACCGGCACGCCGCCGATCTCGTCGACGTGCTTCATCACGTACGCGCCGAACGGCTTCACATCCGCCAGGTGCGGCACCTTCTGCCCGATCCGGGTGAAGTCCGCCAGCGTCAGCTCGACCTGCGCCTCCCACGCGATGGCCAGCAGATGCAGCACCGCGTTGGTGGAACCGCCGAAGGCCATCACGACGGCGATCGCGTTCTCGAAGGCCTCCTTGGTCAGGATGTCGCGGGCGGTGATGCCGCGACGCAGCATCTCGACCACCGCCTCGCCGGAGCGGCGCGCGAAGTCGTCGCGCCGCTTGTCGATCGCCACCGGAGACGCGCTGCCCGGCAGCGACATGCCGAGCGCCTCGGCGGCCGAGGCCATGGTGTTGGCGGTGTACATGCCACCGCAGGCGCCCTCACCGGGGCAGATGGCCCGCTCGATGATGTCGACGTCCTCCCGCGACATCAGCCCGCGCGCACACGCACCGACCGCCTCGAAGGCGTCGATGATCGTGACTTCCTTCTCGCTTCCGTCGGTGAGCTTCGCGACGCCCGGCATGATCGAGCCGTTGTAGAAGAACACGCTCGCCAGATCGAGGCGGGCCGCGGCCATCAGCATGCCGGGGATCGACTTGTCGCAGCCGGCCAGCAACACCGTGCCGTCGAGGCGTTCGGCCTGCACCACGGTCTCGACGCTGTCGGCGATGACCTCGCGGGACACCAGCGAGAAGTGCATGCCCTCGTGGCCCATCGAGATGCCGTCGGAGACGGAGATCGTGCCGAACTCCAGCGGGTAACCCCCGGCCTCGTGCACACCGCCCTTGACCGCCTGGGCCAGCCGCTGCAACGACATGTTGCACGGCGTGATCTCGTTCCACGACGAGCCGACCCCGATCTGGGGCTTGACCCAGTCGTCGTCGGTCATGCCGACCGCGCGCAGCATGCCGCGCGCGGCGGTGCGCTCGAGCCCGTCGGTCACGTCGCGGCTGCGGGGTTTGATGTCGACCGATGAGCCGCTTGCGCGAAGAGAATGCGAGCGTGAGTCTGAGGGCATGGGGTGATTATGCGCCCGTCGATTCGTCGGCCACATCTCGGTCGATACCCCCGAGGGGTACTAGTACGCTGGCCGCATGACGTCGCTCCTCCTGCGCCTGTTCGCCGTGCTCGCAGTCCTGGCGCTGGCGACGGGCTGCGGCGGTGGCGGTGACGAGGTCTCCGGCGACGGTTCGACCGGACCCCAGATCCCCGAGTCGCCCGTCATCACCGGGAACCCGGCCGGCTACAACGCCGCCGACATCACGTTCGCGTCGACGATGGTCAAGCACCATCAGCAGGGGATCGAGCTCGCGAAACTCGTCTCGGCGCGCTCGGGGAACCAGCAGCTGACCGCGCTCGCCGACCAGATCGTCGCGATCCAGCAGCCCGAGATCAACATCCTCAACGTGTTCCTGGTGCAGTGGGACGAGAACCCGGACATCCGCACCGGGCCGGGAGGCGACGAGCCTCGCGACCAGTCCGTCCCGGGAACCGTCGACGACGCGACCGTCGCCCGGCTCGAGTCGCTGCAAGGGCCGCAGTTCGACACACTGTGGCTGGAAACGATGCTCGGCCACCACCAGGGCGGTGTCGACATCGCCACCCGCGAGATCGACAACGGCGCCAACGTCGACGCCGTCTCGGTGGCGAAGTCCATCGTGGCGGGCCTGAATCCTCAGATGAGCGT is drawn from Mycolicibacterium gilvum and contains these coding sequences:
- a CDS encoding NADPH-dependent F420 reductase, whose translation is MKIGIIGAGHIGGTLTRRLRELGHEVNVANSRSPETLADLERETGATAVWAKDAAADADLVIVSIPQKNVPDLADGIVDARKPGAPVIETNNYYPQQRDGEIAAIEDGQPESAWVAEQIGAPVYKVFNGIFWKHLLERGTSTGSPGRIALPVAGEDGPNRELVHIVVDQLGFDPVNAGPVSESWRQQPGTPVYGKDFGVGKTRAALAEAAPERTAEWSARTA
- the ilvD gene encoding dihydroxy-acid dehydratase, whose protein sequence is MPSDSRSHSLRASGSSVDIKPRSRDVTDGLERTAARGMLRAVGMTDDDWVKPQIGVGSSWNEITPCNMSLQRLAQAVKGGVHEAGGYPLEFGTISVSDGISMGHEGMHFSLVSREVIADSVETVVQAERLDGTVLLAGCDKSIPGMLMAAARLDLASVFFYNGSIMPGVAKLTDGSEKEVTIIDAFEAVGACARGLMSREDVDIIERAICPGEGACGGMYTANTMASAAEALGMSLPGSASPVAIDKRRDDFARRSGEAVVEMLRRGITARDILTKEAFENAIAVVMAFGGSTNAVLHLLAIAWEAQVELTLADFTRIGQKVPHLADVKPFGAYVMKHVDEIGGVPVVMRALLDAGLLHGDCLTVTGQTMAENLAHIEPPDPDGKVLRAMNNPIHPTGGITILHGSLAPEGAVVKSAGFDSDVFEGTARVFERERAALDALEDGTITHGDVVVIRYEGPKGGPGMREMLAITGAIKGAGLGKDVLLMTDGRFSGGTTGLCVGHIAPEAVDGGPIAFVRDGDRIRLDVANGTLDILVDEAEFESRKAGFEPLPPVYTTGVLAKYTKLVGSAAVGAVCS
- a CDS encoding serine hydrolase domain-containing protein, which produces MTRSSTRLRRLGAAGAVVLALGACGDRPEPPGTSAVRPPATPTRVLPSPPPPVPEVTPTGDFSAVARLVEDAIAARRLPGAVVQVGHAGKVVFRRAFGVRKLESEPGLDGAPAPAEPMTEDTVFDIASLTKSLATATAVMQLHEQGRVRIDEPVQTYLPGFNPAGDPRRAAVTVRMLLTHTSGIAGDLSLDGPWGLAGPDKADGVRRALGAWVVSDPGEGFHYSDINFIILGALVEKITGEPEDSYVDRNVFAPLKMSETRYLPVTKVCGPHRVRGTAIAADPHGQAVDNCPDGTWNIDLLERIAPTALDEDTPGLNPDYGYPLRGTVHDPTARRMGGVAGSAGVFTTVHDMGRFAQALLDRVAGRPSPFPLSQAGARMMTTPQQPAPGRDLRGFGWDIDTAHSGPRGSVFPVGSFGHTGFTGVSVWLDPESDTYVVILGNVIHQRGGPPITPLSGAVATEAARALHLYGS
- a CDS encoding TetR/AcrR family transcriptional regulator; translation: MSSDNGRPRDTRIDSAVLDAAAELLLAVGYADLTVAAIAERANTSRPAVYRRWPSKAHLVHEAVFREADTSRVPVTGDLGRDLHSIVARTAALLTSPLARLAVPGLIGEAASDPSLNQRVLDRFAGSGWSGLDAYLADAAARGELRAGFDAAALLEVVIGSALAAVLVRGPDGLTDTWVSDTTAILLDGVRAR
- a CDS encoding nitroreductase is translated as MPTAFPDAPALERVLDLAAHAPSARNAQPWRWLVDDRGVMLFADWTRRLGDSDHDRRDVVLSCGAVLHHCAVALAAQGWSSRIHRFPDHDVLATVELEPAPPGGGSLELVEAISRRRADRRPFRGDLDAGTIELLMLRAERFGVRLTVVPSARWARDGDTVALRYGDGSPGHPGDDAAMLVLATDTDTEAMRLRAGEALSAVTLSAAALGLVTCPLTEALREARDRLMLSCELFDGQAVPQALIRLGPQSVGDPLPPVSRRSVAETTTFDL
- a CDS encoding PEP/pyruvate-binding domain-containing protein; translated protein: MFDASSRIVDLADVLDDSFGGKALGLAELTRLGLPVPPGFVIADASGTSLGDAVTERFSRMRAAGQTPVAVRSSAAGEDGAEHSFAGQYDTVLGVGSVDELTAAVEKCVRSAGSERAAAYQDGGAAARMHLVVQQMVDARAAGVVFTADPTSGRRDLLVIDAVRGLGESLVDGSTASDHFVLTHAGDTVTTEASSQPALADDEIDRIRTGALLAAAHWGRPLDLEWAIDRDGLLWWLQARPITTLPGDPNEMDTPVTGPTHVYTRCNIGEMMPGAFCPLTASVSGHAIDYAMQMVQVAGGVQERYEDRARQVGYFFGHMFLNMTEGTALSSGILGNSLEQFSLSVCGRVIDELEPGPPKPFVRKLINTVRLSTFALSSAPAIRRLPQTIAAFPPITSRDPAVVLRHLEAGVDIYREVTLIHVRSSSRSAVAANVLESHLVRRAAKRGASDTAGSAEAIRLMTGAGVESALMVEELTAVVSMLRRDGDAAARFLAAPAGEAVTRLRAAETPSGAALRTFLDRHGHRGYRELCMRDPSWADDPDGLGAMMQVMLRGAAPENPAATAPSDPAQSRTLRVLARLAQAGARGREETKSRMALMAHLLKRGYRHLGEVLHEAGRLPDADLVFFFDRRELPLVVSGDDVTELVHRARQRREALPFQAALEFGDVSVGRPTPIVRAAVSGDGVVAGRPAGHGTVEGVVRVARSVVEARDLQPGEILVAPVTDVGWTPYFAVIAALVTDIGSSVSHGAVVAREYGLPCVVNTLVGTQVLRTGDRVRVDGDRGLVTVLDSP
- a CDS encoding DUF305 domain-containing protein — protein: MTSLLLRLFAVLAVLALATGCGGGGDEVSGDGSTGPQIPESPVITGNPAGYNAADITFASTMVKHHQQGIELAKLVSARSGNQQLTALADQIVAIQQPEINILNVFLVQWDENPDIRTGPGGDEPRDQSVPGTVDDATVARLESLQGPQFDTLWLETMLGHHQGGVDIATREIDNGANVDAVSVAKSIVAGLNPQMSVMRQMLEGMP
- the arr gene encoding NAD(+)--rifampin ADP-ribosyltransferase, with the protein product MVQRPKPFEVHASGAYLHGTKAQLAVGDYLMPGYRSNYDDRRVMNHVYITQTLDAAVWGAELAAGEGRGRIYIVEPQGPFEDDPNVTDKKLPGNPTRSFRTREPVLVVGEITDWEGHSDEQLQTMRDNLAELRRRGLDVIYD